One genomic window of Cygnus olor isolate bCygOlo1 chromosome 3, bCygOlo1.pri.v2, whole genome shotgun sequence includes the following:
- the LOC121068383 gene encoding left-right determination factor 2-like: protein MEASFAQMLCTLCLATTVCAFTQEEFKEVLLKQLGLSEVPKLHKRDLVDLVIPEHVRNKYISMLKRHRVKRRASPSLGTILRGIPGNADIGGDVLYPDPTRQNLVFDMEGRIPINSEVTMAELKLFKKPLDRANLPAKQSHRPVSNARVSVYWVQRQRDGTNRTSLIDSRLVPVRESGWKNFDVTQAVHYWLRNKRQEPMVLQVWIEGERVGSYASEVAKAVRFTSQDPRDKAMGKPELVVYTLDLEDYGGPGDCKDGVVTGKSTCCRQKHYISFRELSWTQYWVIEPAGYQAYRCQGGCLQPPRSLQHLGAGDRACAVAETSSLPVMYLVRRGNRTEIEAAEFPNMIIEKCSCMANGAALV, encoded by the exons ATGGAGGCGAGCTTTGCCCAGATGCTCTGCACGCTCTGCCTGGCCACCACAGTCTGTGCCTTCACCCAGGAAGAGTTCAAGGAggtgctgctgaagcagctggGGCTCTCCGAGGTCCCTAAGCTTCATAAGAGAGACCTGGTGGACCTGGTCATCCCAGAGCACGTGAGGAACAAGTATATCTCCATGCTGAAGCGCCACAGGGTGAAGCGCCGCGCCTCACCGAGCCTGGGCACCATCCTCAGGGGAATCCCTGGAAATGCAG ACATTGGGGGAGACGTCCTCTATCCTGACCCCACACGCCAGAACCTCGTCTTTGACATGGAGGGGAGAATACCAATAAACAGTGAGGTAACAATGGCCGAGCTGAAACTTTTCAAGAAGCCCTTGGACAGGGCAAACCTGCCTGCTAAGCAGTCTCACAGGCCTGTCTCCAACGCCAGAGTCAGTGTCTACTGGGTGCAACGGCAGCGTGATGGTACCAACAGGACCTCCCTGATCGACTCCCG GCTGGTTCCAGTGCGAGAGTCGGGCTGGAAGAACTTTGACGTGACACAGGCCGTGCACTACTGGCTGCGAAACAAGAGGCAGGAGCCCATGGTCCTGCAGGTCTGGATTGAGGGGGAGCGAGTAGGCAGCTATGCCTCGGAGGTGGCCAAAGCGGTGCGCTTCACCTCGCAGGACCCCAGGGACAAAGCCATGGGCAAGCCCGAGCTGGTGGTTTATACCCTCGACTTGGAAGACTATGG GGGCCCCGGGGACTGCAAGGATGGCGTGGTGACGGGGAAGTCCACCTGCTGCCGTCAGAAGCACTACATCAGCTTCCGTGAGCTCTCCTGGACACAGTACTGGGTCATTGAGCCAGCTGGGTACCAGGCTTACCGGTGCCaggggggctgcctgcagccccccaggtcccTGCAGCACTTGGGGGCTGGGGATCGTGCCTGCGCTGTGGCCGAGACCTCCTCGCTCCCCGTCATGTACCTGGTCAGGAGGGGCAACCGCACCGAGATCGAGGCAGCTGAGTTTCCCAACATGATCATCGAGAAGTGCAGCTGCATGGCAAATGGTGCGGCACTGGTGTGA